One genomic window of Mesoplodon densirostris isolate mMesDen1 chromosome 14, mMesDen1 primary haplotype, whole genome shotgun sequence includes the following:
- the LOC132501323 gene encoding LOW QUALITY PROTEIN: tetratricopeptide repeat protein 39B-like (The sequence of the model RefSeq protein was modified relative to this genomic sequence to represent the inferred CDS: inserted 3 bases in 2 codons; substituted 1 base at 1 genomic stop codon), whose translation MSPPLNKRENNEDGLTSFSKGENDREDKFEDAYESIPAATTMDLISSLEECTTGFXHNRFSDAIHLIYPWSKNSMYHALIYGILMVVKAFLTFDPQEIEIGMTATKEALRTCNSFRXKSRMMSFSHLGNKQGINAIKEEELHAEICYAECLILKSTVTFIQDDSVLCFLKSGINVGLSYQIYKDCQRVLTQIPNYQSITYRHLVGGINFGLGVFNLISLVPPKTLKLLSVVGYSGNREVGLTLLHESASESHINNILSVLTLFFYYNYISVAFGVEKSHNSAAENLSLIYLQKFPNCVILKFFHARFSMLKGYFKHAQLTLEECLFIQNEWKQVHHLCYWELMWCHIFCXDWKQVYHYAELLFQHSRWSKAIYSFAEASLLAVLPSDFVKSVSEDMSSLFLNVDNLRIRILGTSVPIEKFVAEKGQRYATTAGWFTAQPILELMYAWSGFRVMSKKLELISTWLSIIDKGGELLRENPSKEYGTADISLLNLLKGLCLKYLGEYSMAEHYFNHVIQKEKLLKHDHYLVPYSYHELGILYYLKGDYASAIKNLENIKNYKDYSMEARLQFRAHIALEQIAKEK comes from the exons ATGTCACCTCCtctgaataaaagagaaaataatgaggATGGCCTTACATCATTTAGTAAGGGAGAAAATGATAGGGAGGACAAGTTCGAAGATGCCTATGAAAGTATCCCCGCAGCAACAACAATGGATCTAATATCTTCCCTGGAGGAATGCACAACTGGATT TCACAACAGATTCTCAGATGCCATACATCTCATTTATCCATGGTCGAAAAACAGCATGTACCATGCCCTAATTTATGGTATCCTTATGGTTGTCAAGGCCTTCTTGACTTTTGATCCACAGGAGATAGAAATTGGGATGACTGCCACAAAGGAGGCTTTGAGAACCTGTAATAGTTTCCGATGAAAATCTAGGATGATGAGTTTTTCTCATCTAGGGAATAAGCAGGGAATAAATGCTATCAAAGAAGAGGAATTGCATGCAGAAATCTGCTATGCTGAGTGTTTGATCTTGAAATCCACTGTAACGTTTATACAGGATGACAGTgtgctttgttttcttaaaagCGGGATCAACGTTGGGTTAAGTTACCAAATATACAAAGACTGTCAGCGAGTATTAACACAGATACCTAATTACCAAAGTATAACTTACAGACACCTGGTTGGAGGCATAAACTTTGGACTTGGAGTATTCAATTTGATATCACTTGTGCCACCAAAGACACTTAAACTACTCAGTGTTGTTGGATATTCTGGCAATAGAGAGGTAGGCTTGACTTTGCTTCATGAGAGTGCATCTGAATCCCATATAAATAATATCTTAAGTGTTTTGACTCTATTCTTTTATTACAATTATATCTCCGTAGCTTTTGGTGTTGAAAAGAGCCACAATTCCGCTGCAGAGAATCTCTCCCTAATCTACCtccagaaatttccaaactgTGTCATACTTAAATTTTTTCATGCACGTTTTAGTATGTTGAAAGGATATTTTAAACATGCCCAATTAACATTAGAGGAGTGCCTTTTTATTCAGAACGAATGGAAGCAGGTTCATCACCTCTGTTACTGGGAACTCATGTGGTGCCACATTTTCT TGGATTGGAAGCAGGTTTACCACTATGCTGAGCTACTGTTTCAACACAGCAGGTGGTCCAAGGCAATATATTCGTTCGCTGAAGCTTCACTACTGGCCGTGCTTCCTTCTGATTTTGTGAAATCGGTAAGTGAGGACATGAGCTCTCTCTTCTTAAACGTGGATAACCTGAGAATCAGAATTTTAGGAACTTCTGTGCCAATAGAAAAGTTTGTTGCTGAGAAGGGTCAGCGCTATGCGACCACTGCAGGTTGGTTTACAGCACAGCCCATTTTGGAACTCATGTATGCCTGGAGTGGTTTCCGAGTCATGAGCAAAAAACTAGAGCTTATTTCAACCTGGCTATCAATAATTGACAAAGGAGGCGAACTTTTACGAGAAAATCCAAGTAAAGAGTATGGCACAGCTGACATAAGTCTGTTAAATTTACTGAAAGGTCTGTGCCTGAAATACTTAGGCGAATATTCGATGGCCGAGCACTACTTTAATCATGTCATTCAAAAGGAGAAATTGTTAAAACATGACCACTATTTGGTGCCGTATTCATACCATGAACTGGGAATTCTATACTATCTAAAAGGAGATTATGCCAGTGCAATAAAAAacctagaaaacataaaaaactaCAAAGACTATTCCATGGAAGCCCGATTACAGTTTAGGGCTCACATAGCCCTTGAACAAATAGCTAAAGAAAAGTGA